The genomic segment GATTTCTACTTTTGTCCTCACATCATCCTGTAAACCAAACATGTTCACATTGTAGAGATACACCTATCAGGTATTTGGACCGGATATCATTCCAATCCTGGCTCAGTTACCCTACTACGATCACTCTTAAGTGACAACCAAACGCAGCAGCACAGCAGGTAAAACTTTTCTGTGCATTTCAGACTTTATTAAACCTTCATTACCAAAGACAGCCTCACATGCCATTGATCAAATAACTTATGCTGGGAAAGTCTTTGTTGCTATAGTAAATGCGCACTGTGTTCTAGCTTTTTGTTGGCAGTATGATAATTATTATAAATTATCTAAATACATACATAACCAGATGATATAGTACACAAATGTGAAAATATCCAAAACATGTTGGTGCACAGGAGATAACTGAAATTTGGATGTGTATTTAACAGTACAGGAGAACCTAAAGATATTCTTAATATATGCACATATATGTTGTCTTGCAGTTTCGATTGTGACCTAATTGCCCCAAAAAtgactgctgaccaaaaagaatgCAAAGAGGCTCATCTCACATTTGCCTAAAAATATCTTGACgatccccaagacttttgggaaaatattctgtggactgtaGAGACCAAAGTTCagtttttggaaggtttgagtcctgttacatctgCCATAAAACTAACAGCGTTTCCTAAAATGAACATAACAAACATGGAAgactgaaggagaatgtcccgCCATCAGTTCATGCCCTGAAGCTCAAACTCACTTCGATTATGCAGcaagacaatgatccaaaatacACAAGCAACTCCAGCTCTGAAtatgtctaatattaaaaattaatttgatCTCAATTACACTCTATGTGAGTgtaacaaatatgcaaaaggGGGCAGATAACTCTTCTCAGCGAGACAAGAAAATGCTTACCAATAAAGCTGAGATCCATATGTAGTGTTTagctgataaaaacaaaaacttaaaaaaaaaaaaaaaaagccactaaACTAATTTAACACCCCTACAGTCACAAACTCAGTGTTTCGAGGACACTTAGTCAGGTGCTATTGCAGAGAACCTCAAATTAGATCACAAGTGACACATTACACTTTAGCACAATCAAATCTAgcagttttcatttttctggaaacacaaagaaaaatgtgtatgtgTACAAACCAGCGGCTGTTTATAAAGGACTGTTTTCTACAATCAGTGGCACACACTAGACTGCGAGGGTGCTGTCACGGTTCATTTCAGGGCACAGTGGGGGGGCTGCAGGGAAAAGCTGAACATGTTACGATATTGTTTCTACAAGGACGTTACTCAGATTTTCCCACAGTTGGATAAATTAAATGATGTGAAGTTGGGCTCAGTCCCGTGTCAGCACGGCCTGCAAGACTCAACCAGGAAGTTcggctgaaaataaaaaaccgCTAATGTTTTTGGGCACAGGAAGCCTCTGCTCTATCGACAGCTCTTGCACTGTGCCTGGATGGCTGTCAGACTAACGCCGGGGTGCAGTTACATCCCTGTTTAGCACAGTATGTGTGCAATGTTAGCGTCTCTCACCCCACTGTCCGCCGCCTCTTCCCAGCTTTCTGCAACCTCTTCATCCTCCATGTTTAGACGGGACTGCTGGGTGGCTGGTTGGCTCTCTTCGCTTCACCGACTAAATGTACCCCACAGTGGGCATGAGACGACGGCAAGCGCTCAAGTACAAACCACAGGGAGCTCCGCCACTGGGTCCCTTTTTATGATCAGATAACAGTTGGATAAACAAATTCCCAAACCTTTACCCCGGCCTCGTGTTAGCCTGCTAGCTTAAAGCTCCACTCGGAGTAAACCCCACCAGCTGTCTGCTGTTTTAGATCCTCAGTAAATGGACCCAGGCCACCGCTGCTGCTCACACGGAAAACAAACACCCTTGGACGTTATATTTTTATAAACAGCTGTTCCTGCAATGCTTTAATACTTAGCTTCACTACACCTCTCAAGTTTAACCGTCAAATCGAAGAAGGGAAATGACGTCATAACGTCAGTTACAGGTAACGTCAACCACAGGCTGCCTCCAAATGGAGTGGTTGTTTAACAAATGAAGGCGTCTGTACCACTGTTATTATAATTTTGTAATTCataattacttttatttttatatcttttggacttttttgcttttaattctgtttcatttcagttAGTTTCCAGGGTGAGTTtgcttgttttagtttttatcttttttaaagtgtttagttttagttcagcTTCTTTTAGTTATAGTCTTAGTTTCAgtctttattaattaatattgtATTTTGGGAAGTTTTGGGAAGAAAAGTACATacataacaataaaaagaacTTTATGATAACAGTGACTCACAACCTTATAGACATCCAAAGTCTCAATAAATACATCAATCAAAGCCTCATCAGCCAAGAGCAGACTGCTTTTGGTAAAGTTTTGTTTGCTTCTTTGTTTGAACATAGGAactattttctcttttattaaACTACACCCATCTCCTGTTTCATTCTTTTGAAGAAAACAGAACatgataaaacatttatttccatTACATTCAAGAAAAGGCAGACATTTCCACACctaatatctttaaaatacGCCCCAAATCACCTTGAGACAAGAGCAGGCCAATTTCTTTATTCATTGGATGATTCAGCACTTTGCCTTGACAGCAGTACTAATGCTGACCCAAGACAGCATAAGTACTGCTGCATAGTTATGCCCTTACCTTCGACTGACAGAGAATGGTATCAACTGTTTTCTATGACAGATCTTTAGCTTCCTATGACagattttttaatgtaattcagTGACTGTAATTGTACCTTAGATGCAAAAGGTTTAATTGTGAATTGTGAAGGATAAAAGAATTCAGGTTACATGTGTTTATCACTAATACAGAAATGTTAGTATTTTGgtgatataaatgtatttttctacTCACAACAACAGGACACATGTTATCCTTTcactgttttaaataaatacaagatACAATAGGTGGTGGAAAACACTAAGCTTCCCAGATTGCGAAGACTGCCAAACTCTTGCATTGGAGTGAACAGTATAAACCCTGGGGGAGAGAATTCTTTTTTACAGATGCGTGGGACGAGTTGTTCTTTCCCGAGCCCACAGAAAAATTTCATCCTGTGTAAAGATGCACAGGGGAAAGCTAGACTGAAAAATGGGTCTGTTGAACCTTCAGACCAGCCAGTaccagcaggaaaaaaacaaaacaaataaataaaattaaagctcAAGTTCAGGAAAACATGGTTTCCATTCTAACTGCAACATTTCATAAATGTAAATTCAGCAAAAAgaaacttttatttaattttttttaaagcagaattCAAATCTTAACTCAACACTATTACAGCCTCTAGCAACTGGAAAGCTGTGAAAACAACTAAAATTTGGCAATAAACTGCCCTTTTCATCTCCATTTTCTTACTTAATTACTCGAAATTTCAGCTTagcttttaatttttaaaaaagaaaataataattgaATGGCTGAAAAAGGCTTCCATACAACGGTCACACACAGCGTGTTGCCCAGGGCGGCTGTTTGGGGCTGAGCTGAGGACCCACCCTGGTACCACAGACGGTTAGCGGCTACCGGAGCGTCGCTGAGCTGCGGAGGAGGTCGCTGTTCACAGCGGAAGATGGCGACTGTTTGGAGGCTGCAGAGGAATCTTTGGAGCTGATAacggggaggaggaggagaggaaaccTTCACACTCAGAGCCCTGAAAAGAATACGTCTTAAACAACGGTACCAGACAAATCTGCCGTAGTCACCGCGTGAAGCTGACAGCGTATAATAAAGAGGGAAACTGACATTACACATAGCCTGTGGTTGAGCTAGCGTTAGCAAAGATTATTAGCAGAAGACTGAAGGTTTCGACTAGCTCGTCAGTTAGGAGGGTGGTAACACTAGATAAGGCTGCTGACCTGAGAGGATGTCGTGTCGACAAGACAGCTAAGAAGTGAGCGATTTTATACTCTGTAAAGCAGAGGTGTTGTCGAGAAAATGCACCTTTTCTTTGACACCGCTAgccaaaatgttctttttctgtTAGCTAACGTTAGCGTGGATGCTCATGACAAGTTGACTAGCGTTAGCCAAAGCtagcacaaaatattttttcttggTCACAATACGGTACCATTAGCCGGTTGGTAAGTTGGATAAATTGCAGTTTGTAGCAAAAATCAAAGCTAATCTAGCCTTATGAAATATGGCGTTACTTCCCCTAATAGCGTGAGTTAGCTTTAGGCGatacttagcattagctaccCAGTATTGCATTATAATGTGATGGCTAACGGCAGCTAATTAGGTGTAGCTATAGATATAACTGAAACGTCCTGTGTGGACAGACCAGATACTCAAAGAAAGGACTCCACCTGTTCTAAACAGTGGATATCACACTTAAGGTCGTCGAGCGCTAATTTTATGCTGATTGCAGCTTTGCAGTGTCATTGGGTTTCTTGGCTAGGAGCAGATCTCTTCCAATTTAAAGCCTCGCTGTGTTTAGGCTGAGTGACTCAATCATACAGGCATGTGTAAAATGGGGATTCCAGTAAGAATGTATAGAGCACAGTTAAATCTAGTTCATTCAAAACAGTCTCCTTAGCATCAATAGCATGTCTCCCAATGTCTCAACAGACAATAATGTCCCGTTCCCCTGACAATGAAGATGGAGGAGGACATGTTGCCATGGATACAGAGGATGAAGGTTCAGAGCCTGCTGGGATAACGGAGGAAGTGGAAGCAAAGATGGGGTCCTCCTGTCAAGAAGGGAACATGGACAGTGGTGCCAAAGGAGAAGGGAGGACAATGGTGGAGCTGCCGGAGGAAGTTCTAGAGTATATTCTGTCCTTCCTCTCTCCTTACCAGGAGCACAAGACCGCTGCACTCGTTTGTAAGCAGTGGTACCGTCTCATTAAAGGTACGCCGCTCATGTTTGCATAATATTTAATCATAAGGTGGATGCTTGTTTATCTTTGCTTAGAATCTGCTTTCTCTGCTTTTTCTGCCTTCTGTTTCTTAAACACTCTCTGCTAACTAGGTGTTGCCTATCAGTGTTACCATGGATTTTTGAGAGCTGTCCAGGAGGGTAATATCCAGTGGGAAAGTCGCACATACCCATATCCGGGAACTCCCATCACTCAGCGCTTTTCACACAGTTAGTATATGACCCTTTTACCATGCTTCATGTCAAAAGCATTTTGTCCCACTTATAGGTTGGTGTGTCTATTTCCTacaagtcaaaataaaatgccaCTTCATTTTTATGGATCTGAAGCCTCTAAATGTTTGGATGTAATTTAAGGTATGGATCAGATTATAAGTTTAATGTACAGCAATTAAAAAGGGCTTTTAGTCTGTGGTAGATTAGTGACTCATGAAAAGAGCAGTATCAGACATTTAATCCATGTATGGACTACTGCTGGTCTTAAAATAGACTATTAgcaacttcatttttttcattttctttcttcaccAGCTGCATTTGAAGCGAAATGTTCTTTCATCTTTGTTTGAAATCTTAAAATGCTGATTTGTGCTATGTCACTGTCATAATAGGCCACTTGGAGTAATACAAATATAAACCCTTttaatactgattacagtggtTTAAATGTAGTGTCAGACAAGCTGTTGGTGCCATCTCATAAAGAACAAGATGATCCTTAACGCATTGTGTGCAGAGACTTCAATTATACACACTGGGTATTTATTCTCTCTTCTTGCGGGTTGCAGGTGCATGTTATTATGACTCAAATCAGTCCATGTATGTGTTTGGGGGTTGCACTCAGAGTAGCTGCAATGCTGCCTTCAATGACCTATGGAGACTTGACCTCAACAGCAAGGAGTGGATCCGCCCTTTGGCCTCAGGTAACAATTTCACAGGCTGGTAAGAACAACACAAATCAGAGGTTGTACCCCTGTTTACAACTGTTCTGGAAACAAGTAGCTTCTTATGTAAGGGGAGCTGTGTGGGGACAGTTTCCTTGAAAGGTTGAGTTGGCTCTCTGAGAAAAGGCTTGTAGGAAGTGGAGTGAGATAGTATAAAGAGAAAAAGCCAGCAACATCTGGGTGAAAATGTGACTGGGTCAGACTTTCAATCTGGGGAACTGGGCTCAAGACAAGCTATGATTTTTAGATACATTTGGGTAGTTAGTTATAGTTTGGTTTAACTAGATATCCAACATAGTTGTCTGGTTACAGTTGATTTGGGTGGGTGGGGGAGGGGGATAATTCTCAAACCAGTCTCTAAAGTGCAACCTACCTATTTGATGTATTGCTATGGCAACATAATGGTTCTGCCTTGGTTTATAGAGTGTAGTAAACAGttcaacatgtttttaatggccATTTAAAGTGTCCCCGCCACAGCACAAAGTTTAACAAGACTGTTAATCCCATCCATGGTGCCAATTTTTTCATAATTACTACTCCCATAATTCTCATTaccttaacatgtttttaatcttaaaactgatttttcatGTTGAAACACCAGGTAAATTGTTTTGGGGACCACAAGAGGTTTGGATGAGTTTAGGTTACAGATCTGCcggtttatatttatatttatgttttatgttcctaaatgtaattattgtataATTAATGCTACATCCTTGAGGTATAACATCTCATTTTTGAGGATCACGGTTTGGGTCAAACTCCACTCTTTCACTGTCAAACATCTTTGAAGACCAGTCACCCATATTCAGCAGGACATGCTAGAGAGAACAATAGTCACATGCTTAATAGCAGAGCTAATTATACAGTGTATTAGTtaaaacaaagaggaaacagTTTctaatatgtatgtgtaattGATGACTTATTTAAAATCTGGCATACTTATTTTCCAataattattgtatttatttcctTTAAACAGGCTCTTATCCATCTCCTAAAGCTGGAGCGACTCTAGTTATGCACAAAGATCTGTTAGTGCTGTTTGGGGGATGGACTCGCCCCAGCCCTTATCCACTACACCAACCAGAACGTTTTTTTGATGAAATCCACACCTACTCTCCTTCAAAGAACTGGTGAGAAGGAGTGACTGACACATGGTGGCCAAATTTGAActaatttaaacatttcattattattGTCTTCTTTTTCAATATGCTTTCCTCTGATGTCTCAGGTGGAACTGTATAGTAACGACACATGGACCTCCACCTATGGCAGGCCATTCTTCATCTGTAATAGGAAACAACATGATAGTGTTCGGGGGATCTTTAGGAGCACGTCAGATGTAAGAAGGTTTTATTTCTAATGAAATTACATCTGAAACAATGTGTTGCACAGATTGTGTTGAAATGCTCTTAGACGGCAGCAATCACTGTTCCCAAGTACAGTAAATCTTCCCACACTCGACTCTCAGGAATTATATTTCAATGTAGGTTACTAATCCCTTTAGATTTAGATGTTATGAACAGGGATGTATTACTGAATGAAAATTTCCACTGGTCCTCTTTTGGTTATGACAGGAGTAATGAAGTGTGGGTTCTCGACCTGGAGCAGTGGTCCTGGTCCAAACCGCCCATATCTGGACCATCACCACACCCACGAGGAGGCCAGTCACAAGTAAGGCTTCAGTATTTAAACAGGGATGCTTAATCATTTTAACAGTCCTGTGGAAGTTTTGACTTTGACttgtctctttgtgcatttactaAAGGTGCCAGAAAAGTCCATCtatgttttatatgtgaaataAATGATGCTCTTCAAATGTTTACTCATTAGATTGTGATTGACGATCAGACGCTGCTCATCTTGGGAGGCTGTGGTGGTCCGAATGCAGTAAGTTTTTATTCGTTCTTTCCAGTATCAAAACAGATCCTTGAAACATGAGAACTGATCTTTTTTGCCCTAATCATAGCTTCTTAAAGATGCCTGGCTTCTCCACATGGATGCACTACCATGGAGGTGGCAGCAGCTGCAGGTGGAAAACGAGGACCATGGAGCCCCAGAGCTGTGGTGTCACCCAGCATGtagggtgagtgtgtgtgacttAGCCATCAATTAAAGGTGTGTGTTACAAAGCACGTTCGCCATAGCTAGGTTTCTTCCTTGGCTAGGCAGGCAGGCATATATATAACCCTCCATGGAATTGTTCCTGCTCCTGATTTTTCTAAATCACCAACTGAATGAATTCAGTGTTTCGGTCTGTAGGTTGCATATATAACATACACTGATCGTGCATAACATTATGGTCACTGATGCAGGTTCTGACAAAGTTGTCAGGATACACAGAGCATCACAACTTGTGTGTATGGGGCTATATAGCTGCAGACCAGTCAATGTGTTCATGCTGACCCCCATCCACCCCTGCCACAAAGGAAGAATGGGTCAGGAATGGTTTGTGGAGCTAAAAGGCGAGTTTGAGGTTTTAACTTGCTCCCCAAAttccccagatctcaatccaatcgaGCATCTGTGCGATGTGTTGGACAAACACATCCAACCCATGGAGACCCTCCTTACAGCTTACAAGACTTAAAGGATAGGTGTAGTGGAGTCCATGCCTGTGGGTGGGTCAGGGCAAATGTGGGACCAACACAGTATTAGGCAGGTGGTCATATTGTTATGCCTGATCGGTGTACGTTTAAGATAATCTATATGACACTTGGAACATGTTACCTTGAAAGTAATTGGTTAAAGTTgtgtcattttaattaattaaaaactctaaaacaaacctTCCCTGGTCAGTTCTGCCTTCATCTTAAGGTACTGTTGTGACCAGGTAACATTTGAGaccaggttaaaaaaaacaaacaaaaaaaaacaaagtcaatcTTTGACTTTACCTTCAAAATACCTCCCTAACCCAGTATGTCTCTTTATAGTACACTCCTGAGTTTTGTGAATATTTGTAAACCGTGTTCACTAATGCTTCTTCTTCCCaacttgtttttttacacacaaGGTGGGCCAGTGTGTGGTGGTCTTCTCACAGGCTCCGTCTGGGCGGGCACCGCTAAGCCCAAGTCTTAACTCTCGGCCCTCCCCCATAAGTGCCACGCCTGCCCCTCTGGGCCCTGAACCTCCTTCCCTGCGCTCTCAGTCTCCCGTTCGGAGCGGTGCTGCTGGTGTTGTTCTGGGAGCTGTTGAAGAGGCTCCATGTGTAAATGGCCGATGGGGCACTCTGAGACCTCGGCCTTCAGCAAGAGGTGGTGCCAGAGACGGGAGCCCGTCCTCCTCTCAGCAGCCGTCTCCTTCACAAGGCCCAGAAagccctcctcttcctcccttaTTAAATGGATCCTCCCCTTCCCCCCGGACCAGCCCAGCCCAGGCTGCATCTCCTCCCTCTCGTCCTCACCTGCCTTCCTCCACTGACTATGGATGGGAGTCTCCCCCCTCTGCTGCTCACCATCCTGAGGTCCCCAGCACCAACGGCCTGCATACGCCTCCCTCAGGCTCCCCATGCACCCCACCAGGTGCAGTGTCCCCTGCTGCCTTACGACGAGGGCTGGAGgcagtgaaaaacaaatcttCCTCATCTTTaccttcttcatcatcatcgtctTCCCTTCAGACACAGGGGCCTTCTCCTGGAGGTGGAGCAGGTCCTCCAGGAACCcctccatcatcatcctccAGTCCTCCTCAGGCGGCTGGAGCCGATGGACATGCTATCCCGCCTATTGCGAGGCGTCTCGGTCATCATCCGCCGCAGAGCCTGAACGTAGGCAAACCTCTGTACCAGTCTCTCAACTGCAAGCCCATGCAGATGTACGTGCTGGATGTGTCCCGAGCCAAGTCTGCCGGGGTAGTGTCTTGGAGAGTTTATGGGAACGGGACTCCACCTGCAGTCACAGGACCACCGGAGACCAGCCTTCACACTGTGGTACAGGGCAGGGGAGAGCTCATCATCTTTGGGGGCCTCATGGACAAAAAACAGAATGTGAAATACTACCCTAAAACCAACGCCTTGTACTTTGTACGCGCTAAAAGGTAATGCAGCTCCAGACGGGATTGAGAAGATGTTCATCCTGTGACCACACAAGGGAACTGACACACAAGGCCTTTTTCCTGTAGGAAGGATTATGAATAAAGAACATAATCATTGCTAGATGTTTCACTTCAGAAATTCACTATTCCCCCTTCTGCCTACTGCAAGCattcaaaagaaaacactttaagTACACTTTGATAAAACCATTTGCTTGAATGAgaatcctgtgtgtgtgtgtgagtttgagaCCACAGTGATGCGAGaaaatctgactttttttgttgttgttgttgttccctAGAAGAACAACcagaaaatttttattttttgtgtcatCATCCTCTGAACCCTTAGAGTACGTCTGGAAGAGCGGACGCTGTTGACAGAAACCGTCTGACTACCTGCTTTTTGTATCACTCTTTAAGCCTGCAATGTTTACATtgaaaacagtgtgtgtgtgtgtgtgtgtgtgtgtgtgtgtgtgtgtgcacgatGGTGGTTAAAAGTTGTTGACTAATGTGTGTGACGGGGGCTACAGTGGATGAGAGATGTGGCACTGTACTATGAATATAGTTAAACAATAAAGGCCTCCATGTCTGCTCAGTAACAGTCTCAAAAttcttgtttgtctttaaacATTGCTGCTGTTGTAGCTTAAACAAGCTCAGCTTGCAGTCATAGTTGTGTTGAAGCTTTCGATCATTTCAGCAGTTGTCATCAAACTTTGAAGTTACACAAACCTAAGGAAACGGCTGAAACCATTAatatgaagtttaattttttttctaatagttAAATACCTCTTCACTTTAAATAGAAGTCAAGTCAAAATTAGAATCTTTAACTTTTATTTCCTCTATTGATAGGCAGGCAACAGTAATTCAAATAGCCACTGATTACACATGATGAATGCataagagcatctctgaatgcacaaatcttaaagcagatgggctacagcaccATATGACCACACTGAGCATCACTCCTGTCAACCAAGAAGAGGCACAAGTTTGCATGGACTTGGAAAAATGGACAATACAAAATTGGAAAAAAACACTACCTGGCCTCTTGACTGTGGGCTTACGCTGGGACATTAAGATTAGTAGGGCTTTAATTTGGtgcaaacaacatgaaaggatggatccatcctgcctgaTATCAAAGGTGATAAAGGCAAAAGAGGGAAAAAGGGGTCTAGCCCAGTACAAGCAAGGTGTACTTAATAAAGTGTCTGTTGGGTGCACAAAAAAACATAGTGATATACATTtcaacattaattcagtagtgGTTTCAAATCTAAATAAGGTGGGTTTTATATCACAACCTCTAAATTATGGCCCTTCTTAGCCTTTATAATAAGAAGGCTGCAGCTCTCTGACAGCTGCATAAACTAATGTAAACAAAAGGTCCAAAAATTACTAAAGGTGGCAGGTGGTTCATTAAGATGGACAGGGAACTTGGATCCACCTCAGGTGTTGTTGCTTCTGATCTGAACTTTACAAAAAGGCGACCTCTAGTGGCTGATTTTTTGTCATACAGCACAAAAAAAGTGCGGATAATTGATTTAAAGCTTTCTCCAATTAGCACGTACGgcccattttcttttctttttcagagggTTCATCGATTTTAAAGCGATCAACCACATCAGTTTTCCTCTTTACTAAATAAATCTGAATGCTGAAAAACTttctaaaacaaataaaaagataaatataaGATGGAAGAAGCGCAAAAGTAAAAGCAGTGCACGTCCCTTTGTTTTGCTTCCAAGATTATCCATGCGGGCTTTAGCAGCTTAACCTTGTTTTGATAGATCACTCTCAGCATTTGCTCTCCCGGGCCTCTTACGCTTTACCTCTCCTTCTCTCTGACCAACAATAACCTTTTACCCAGAGAGCTCCTATAGGACCAGAGCAGGGGCAGTTCACAGCACAGCCAACCCATTCGTGCGCACTCAGGGAAATGGTGAGGTGGCACAAAGGCCTGAAACGTTATTGGCTCTGACCAGAATCAGAAGGAGGGGACTGTGACAATGAATGTGCTGAGACACATGTTTACAATAATGGAGCAGAGAGGAAGAATGGAGCTGCACGGGATCAATGAAAACTGTGAGTGTGATTATCAAGTAAGATTTTTATAACCACAGAAAAAGACTCTCAGAGAAGTTTTATATTTCCACGTGGCTGTCTCTGATACTTGTTCTGAGCATTTTTGTGTGCTTGTATGTTTTATGAATGTCAGATTATCTGGTGTGTTTACTCTTAAATCTGTTTCTGGTTCAGTTGTAGTATTGAATGAATGAACTTAAGTGTGCCGAAAGCTCCCAGAGTCAAAGAACAAGAGAGAGGCTTTTACAATGTTTGTCCTGAGAGAAGGAATCTAAATCTATCTGACAGCTTTTTCTttcctggaaaaaaaaggagagtcACTCTCCTGACTTGCAAGGCTGGATTTGGGTGGCATACCTGAAGCTTACTTAAAATGTTTGCATGATCTCTTGCAGTTGGTGCCTCATTAGAACAGAATGACGGTGAAGAAAGTTAATGAAAGTGAGTGCAGGAGGACACCGTGAGCCTGCAACGTCACAGGACAAAAGTGCAAAGCAGATGTTAAATGAGTAATCGCAGGAGTTGGTAGCTTCTGTCTCTGACTTTACTGTACTCTACCAAGTACAGCGCTTTCCCCGCTCCCTAGCACACTGAGGCAAGGGGAGGAAAGCCATCATGAGAACTGTTAAGGCAAACTGTGAAGATCACTTCTCAGCGATGAGTAGCACTCAGCTGCTGAAAACCTCGTCCGAAGAGTCTGTGTTTGCTCCACAGCCTTCCCAGAGGATGTCACCCACTGTGTCGACAGTCCCCTGTGGGGTCTTTGGCCCCTTGCCGCCGCCTCCTGCAGTCTGGCCTCCACTGGACTTTGCCCTGGGCGCTCTTGCCTGCTGCGCAGCCTGTGTGTTCACCAATCCTCTGGAGGTGGTGAAAACACGTCTGCAGCTACAGGGGGAGCTTCGCGCTCGAGGATCCTATCAGAGACACTACCGTGGGGTCCTGCAGGCGCTCTGGGTGGTGGGCCGCACGGATGGGCTACGGGGCCTGCAGAAGGGGCTATCAGTCGGGCTCATCTACCAGGGTGTGATGAATGGCATGAGGCTGGGCTCATACTCCTACTGTGAAGCTCTGGGGATCACCTCTTTCCACGGGGGGAGTCTGCTGTCAGGGGCAGGTGCTGGAGCTCTGGGTGCCTTCATAGCTTCTCCTGCCTATCTGGTAAGTTTACTAAAGTTTCTCCTTTTTATAGTATCTTCTATAGCACAGGTGTCGGCCTCGAGGGCcaatgtcctgcaggttttagagctcaccctgggccaacacacctgaatcaaatgattagttcattaccaggcctctggagaaatCAAGACATGTttaggaggtcatttagccatttaaatcagctgtactGGATCAAGGATACATcttaaacctgcaggacaccggccctcgaggcctggagttcaacaccCCTGTTCTATAGTCATTGTTTCCAGAGGAAGGTatttcaataaaacatgaagctCCATAGACATAAACTCCTTTAGTGGTCTGCCACTGATTTGGCTTTTGTGCTTGAGCC from the Oreochromis aureus strain Israel breed Guangdong linkage group 5, ZZ_aureus, whole genome shotgun sequence genome contains:
- the slc25a34 gene encoding solute carrier family 25 member 34 yields the protein MRTVKANCEDHFSAMSSTQLLKTSSEESVFAPQPSQRMSPTVSTVPCGVFGPLPPPPAVWPPLDFALGALACCAACVFTNPLEVVKTRLQLQGELRARGSYQRHYRGVLQALWVVGRTDGLRGLQKGLSVGLIYQGVMNGMRLGSYSYCEALGITSFHGGSLLSGAGAGALGAFIASPAYLVKTHLQAQTVAAIAVGHQHNHLGVSDAFVTIYRKEGLIGLWRGVNGAVPRVMVGSAAQLATFTSAKEWVSHSQWFSPNSWLAVLMAAAVSGVAVAITMTPFDVISTRLYNQPVDELRRGRLYHGFSDCMLKVCRAEGLLGLYKGMGPVFLRLAPHTVLSMLFWDLMRQQAVKDK
- the fbxo42 gene encoding F-box only protein 42: MSRSPDNEDGGGHVAMDTEDEGSEPAGITEEVEAKMGSSCQEGNMDSGAKGEGRTMVELPEEVLEYILSFLSPYQEHKTAALVCKQWYRLIKGVAYQCYHGFLRAVQEGNIQWESRTYPYPGTPITQRFSHSACYYDSNQSMYVFGGCTQSSCNAAFNDLWRLDLNSKEWIRPLASGSYPSPKAGATLVMHKDLLVLFGGWTRPSPYPLHQPERFFDEIHTYSPSKNWWNCIVTTHGPPPMAGHSSSVIGNNMIVFGGSLGARQMSNEVWVLDLEQWSWSKPPISGPSPHPRGGQSQIVIDDQTLLILGGCGGPNALLKDAWLLHMDALPWRWQQLQVENEDHGAPELWCHPACRVGQCVVVFSQAPSGRAPLSPSLNSRPSPISATPAPLGPEPPSLRSQSPVRSGAAGVVLGAVEEAPCVNGRWGTLRPRPSARGGARDGSPSSSQQPSPSQGPESPPLPPLLNGSSPSPRTSPAQAASPPSRPHLPSSTDYGWESPPSAAHHPEVPSTNGLHTPPSGSPCTPPGAVSPAALRRGLEAVKNKSSSSLPSSSSSSSLQTQGPSPGGGAGPPGTPPSSSSSPPQAAGADGHAIPPIARRLGHHPPQSLNVGKPLYQSLNCKPMQMYVLDVSRAKSAGVVSWRVYGNGTPPAVTGPPETSLHTVVQGRGELIIFGGLMDKKQNVKYYPKTNALYFVRAKR